A window of Diabrotica virgifera virgifera chromosome 9, PGI_DIABVI_V3a contains these coding sequences:
- the LOC114340672 gene encoding pro-resilin-like, producing the protein MGFKDYNVDSDRLPGTSYLPPNENTNGYTDGEPELEYLPPSNGNGNGNGHSNGNGNGNGHSNGNGNGNGNGNGNGNGYPGLAYLPPSNGNGNGNGNGYKNGNGNGNGNGNGNGHSNGNGNGNGHSNGNGNGNGHSNGNGNGAPNGLYGPPSNGNGKPRPVYGPPTNGNGNGNGNGNGHGNGNGNGRSNGNGNGNGNGNGNGNGNGKPGASYLPPSNGNGNGNGNGYKNGNGNGNGNGRPSGTYGPPSNTYGLPVNGNGNGNGNGNGNGNGHSNGNGNGNGNGNGNGKLNGLYGPPSATYGPPSNTYGPPANGNGNGKNGNGNGNGNGGSNGNGNGKPNGLYGTPSNGNGNGNGNGKPNGLYGPPTNGNGNGNGNGKPNGLYGPPRNGNGNGNGNGNGNGNGHSNGNGNGNGIGNGFYLPPNGNGIGNGYKNGNGNGNGHSNGNGNGNGHSNGNGNGNGHSNGNGNGNGHSNGNGNGNGHSNGNGNGNGHSNGNGYANGNGNGNGNGYPSGGPNGNGNGESDEPAKYEFEYEVNDPESGNEFGHKEQRDGDVATGEYFVALPDGRKQIVTYEADLDGYKPTINYEEGNGNGNGNGYPSGGPNGNGNGYPSGGPNGNGNGNGNGNGNGNGNGNGNGNGNGNGNGNGNGHGNGNGNGNGNGYPSNGNGGSNGNGYSY; encoded by the exons GTTTTAAAGACTACAACGTTGACAGTGACAGGCTACCAGGTACAAGTTATCTTCCACCAAACGAAAACACTAATGGATATACTGATG GTGAACCTGAATTGGAATATCTACCACCCAGTAACGGAAATGGAAATGGCAATGGTCACTCCAACGGAAATGGGAACGGCAATGGCCATTCCAATGGTAACGGAAATGGCAATGGAAACGGAAATGGCAACGGAAACG GTTATCCTGGTTTGGCATATCTTCCTCCAAGTAATGGCAATGGCAATGGAAATGGCAATGGTTATAAAAACGGTAACGGTAACGGTAATGGTAATGGTAATGGAAACGGTCACAGCAATGGTAACGGTAATGGTAACGGCCACAGCAATGGTAACGGTAACGGTAACGGCCACAGCAATGGTAACGGTAATGGTGCACCAAACGGACTTTACGGACCACCAAGCAACGGAAACGGAAAGCCAAGACCAGTATACGGCCCTCCAACAAACGGCAACGGTAACGGCAATGGTAACGGTAATGGTCACGGCAATGGTAACGGTAATGGCCGCAGCAATGGCAACGGTAACGGGAATGGCAACGGTAACGGAAATGGCAACGGAAACGGAAAACCAGGTGCTTCATATCTTCCTCCTTCAAATGGAAATGGCAACGGAAACGGCAACGGTTATAAAAACGGAAACGGTAACGGAAATGGCAATGGTAGGCCAAGTGGAACATATGGACCACCGTCTAATACATACGGCCTACCAGTAAACGGAAATGGCAACGGTAACGGTAATGGAAACGGAAACGGTAATGGACATAGTAACGGAAACGGTAATGGCAATGGTAATGGAAACGGCAATGGCAAACTAAATGGATTATATGGACCACCTTCTGCTACATATGGGCCACCTTCTAATACATATGGACCACCTGCAAATGGAAACGGAAATGGTAAAAACGGAAACGGAAATGGCAACGGAAATGGAGGAAGTAACGGAAATGGAAACGGTAAACCCAATGGACTATATGGGACACCATCAAATGGAAATGGTAATGGAAATGGCAACGGAAAACCCAATGGATTATATGGACCACCTACTAATGGGAACGGTAATGGAAATGGCAACGGTAAACCTAATGGATTATATGGACCACCTCGTAATGGAAATGGAAACGGTAATGGAAATGGAAACGGTAATGGTAACGGCCATAGTAACGGAAATGGTAACGGTAACGGCATAGGTAATGGATTTTATCTACCACCTAATGGTAATGGTATCGGAAACGGATATAAAAACGGAAACGGTAATGGTAACGGCCATAGTAACGGAAACGGTAATGGTAACGGCCATAGTAACGGAAACGGTAATGGTAACGGCCATAGTAACGGAAACGGTAATGGTAACGGCCATAGTAACGGAAACGGTAATGGTAACGGCCATAGTAACGGAAACGGTAATGGTAACGGCCACAGTAACGGAAACGGTTACGCTAACGGAAATGGCAATGGTAACGGTAATGGATATCCAAGTGGAGGTCCAAATGGAAATGGCAATGGGGAATCTGAC GAGCCAGCAAAATACGAATTTGAATATGAAGTAAACGACCCAGAAAGTGGTAATGAATTTGGTCACAAGGAACAGCGTGATGGAGATGTGGCAACAGGAGAATACTTCGTAGCCCTTCCCGATGGTAGAAAACAAATCGTAACATATGAGGCAGACCTAGATGGGTATAAACCAACAATTAACTACGAAG AGGGTAATGGAAATGGTAATGGTAACGGGTATCCTAGTGGAGGACCAAATGGTAACGGTAACGGGTATCCAAGTGGAGGCCCAAATGGTAACGGAAATGGCAATGGAAACGGTAATGGCAACGGTAATGGAAACGGTAATGGAAATGGCAACGGTAATGGAAACGGCAACGGTAACGGAAATGGACATGGTAACGGCAATGGGAATGGCAACGGAAATGGTTACCCGAGTAACGGTAATGGAGGGAGTAACGGCAACGGATACAGCTATTGA